One segment of Halomonas sp. TD01 DNA contains the following:
- the ribBA gene encoding bifunctional 3,4-dihydroxy-2-butanone-4-phosphate synthase/GTP cyclohydrolase II, with translation MAHSSSEGLSPIAELVEDIRQGKMVILMDDEDRENEGDIIMAAEKVQAEHINFMARYACGLICMPMTRERCEQLNLPLMVRDNGSGFGTKFTLSIEATEGVTTGISAADRARTVQAAVAANAKPSDIVQPGHIFPLMAEPGGVLRRAGHTEAACDLASLAGCDPSGVICEIMNDDGSMARRPELEVFAKKHGIKIGTIADLIHYRIVNEQTVDPVETTSVMTAHGELALHVFRDRIQGAHHLALVKGQPTPEQATTVRVHLADTLRDIVGLMKGEQCRWDAHRALEEIANASAGVFVLIDDGRPHQDLKDQLDIFLDRVRQPRTSDSDGSGNYLTIGTGSQILRHLGVGKMRLLSSPWKFSALSGFDLEVVERLGPNDTAYEPTSQQE, from the coding sequence ATGGCGCATTCCTCTTCAGAGGGTTTGTCCCCTATCGCTGAGCTGGTGGAAGATATCCGCCAGGGCAAAATGGTGATTCTCATGGATGATGAGGATCGCGAAAACGAAGGTGATATCATCATGGCGGCCGAAAAAGTTCAGGCCGAGCATATCAACTTCATGGCGCGCTATGCCTGTGGGCTCATTTGCATGCCAATGACTCGCGAGCGTTGCGAGCAGCTAAACCTGCCGCTAATGGTGCGTGACAATGGCTCTGGGTTTGGCACTAAGTTTACGCTTTCCATTGAAGCGACCGAAGGTGTGACCACTGGTATCTCAGCAGCTGATCGTGCGCGCACTGTTCAAGCGGCAGTGGCGGCGAATGCCAAACCGTCGGATATCGTCCAGCCAGGGCATATTTTTCCGCTGATGGCCGAGCCGGGTGGCGTCCTGCGTCGTGCCGGGCATACAGAAGCAGCCTGTGATTTGGCCTCATTAGCAGGCTGTGATCCTAGTGGCGTTATTTGTGAAATCATGAATGACGATGGCAGCATGGCGCGTCGCCCTGAGCTTGAAGTGTTTGCTAAAAAGCATGGTATTAAAATTGGCACGATTGCTGATTTAATTCACTATCGTATCGTTAATGAACAAACGGTTGATCCGGTTGAAACTACCAGCGTAATGACGGCCCATGGGGAGCTGGCGCTGCATGTTTTCCGTGACCGTATCCAAGGTGCTCACCATTTAGCGTTAGTGAAGGGCCAGCCGACGCCAGAGCAGGCGACGACTGTGCGAGTTCACTTAGCGGATACGCTGCGTGATATCGTAGGGTTAATGAAAGGTGAACAGTGCCGTTGGGATGCTCATCGTGCGCTCGAAGAGATCGCCAATGCGTCTGCGGGTGTCTTTGTGCTGATTGACGATGGTCGTCCTCACCAAGACTTGAAAGATCAACTCGATATTTTTCTGGATCGCGTGCGTCAACCTCGCACCAGCGATTCGGACGGTTCAGGTAACTACTTAACGATTGGTACTGGCTCGCAAATCCTACGCCATTTAGGGGTAGGCAAAATGCGGCTACTCAGCTCACCGTGGAAATTCTCAGCGCTCTCCGGTTTTGATCTCGAAGTTGTCGAGCGTCTGGGGCCAAATGACACGGCGTATGAGCCAACTTCTCAGCAGGAATAA
- the ribH gene encoding 6,7-dimethyl-8-ribityllumazine synthase, which translates to MQSLSQVEGTFVDVDGRYVIVVGRFNHHVVDSLVEGAIDSLTRHGVDADNIHLVHVPGAWELPLAVKRVLNVMKPDAVIALGAVIRGGTPHFEYVAGGCNTAINHLQLEFDTPVANGVLTVESIEQAIERAGTKAGNKGTEAAMAAMEMVSLLRALPLGDNQ; encoded by the coding sequence ATGCAATCCCTTTCGCAAGTTGAAGGCACTTTTGTGGATGTCGATGGCCGTTATGTCATCGTTGTAGGTCGCTTTAACCACCATGTGGTGGATAGCCTGGTGGAAGGTGCTATCGATAGCCTGACACGCCACGGCGTTGATGCGGACAATATTCACCTTGTCCACGTACCCGGTGCTTGGGAACTGCCGCTGGCAGTAAAGCGCGTACTTAACGTCATGAAGCCCGATGCTGTTATCGCGCTGGGCGCTGTCATTCGTGGTGGCACACCGCATTTTGAATATGTGGCGGGTGGCTGCAATACCGCCATTAACCACCTCCAACTTGAGTTTGATACGCCGGTAGCAAACGGCGTGTTGACCGTTGAGTCTATCGAGCAGGCGATTGAGCGGGCAGGCACCAAAGCGGGTAATAAAGGTACGGAAGCCGCAATGGCAGCGATGGAGATGGTGTCGTTACTGCGTGCATTGCCGTTAGGAGATAACCAATGA
- the nusB gene encoding transcription antitermination factor NusB has product MSERRERKPSAAQLGRHAARELAVQGIYQWQMTGKSITTIEAEFRSQVADDDLEDYENWVKVMEIADKALFHELLHNTVRFKAELDREIAPLLDRRLEDLDAVELAILRLGAYELSRRMEVPYRVVINEGVELAKSFGATDGHKYVNGILDKLANRLRSAEVSARRL; this is encoded by the coding sequence ATGAGCGAACGTCGTGAGCGTAAGCCCTCTGCCGCGCAGCTAGGGCGCCACGCCGCACGTGAGTTAGCGGTTCAGGGGATTTACCAGTGGCAAATGACAGGTAAATCAATCACCACTATCGAAGCTGAGTTTCGCAGCCAAGTAGCGGATGATGACCTGGAAGATTACGAAAATTGGGTGAAGGTAATGGAAATCGCTGATAAGGCGCTTTTTCATGAACTGCTGCATAACACGGTCAGATTCAAAGCGGAGTTAGATCGTGAAATTGCGCCGTTGCTCGACCGTCGCTTAGAAGACCTGGATGCCGTTGAGTTAGCCATCCTTCGCTTGGGAGCCTACGAGCTTTCTCGGCGAATGGAAGTGCCCTACCGAGTAGTGATTAACGAAGGCGTTGAGCTGGCCAAATCATTTGGTGCCACCGACGGCCATAAATACGTGAACGGCATTCTCGATAAGCTAGCAAATCGCTTACGAAGTGCCGAGGTCAGCGCTCGCCGTCTGTAA
- the thiL gene encoding thiamine-phosphate kinase produces MLGEFELIQRYFMSPQEAHATAGIALENGDDAALLVPQAGQQLVVSVDTSVSDVHFPHDAPANAIGHRALAVALSDLAAMGATSRWCLMAMTLDKSVFNDRATAERWLAGYAEGFHTLCQQHSTALVGGDVTSGALTIGVTVMGEVPTGQALTRSGAKAGDVIAVTGALGGGAGGLALWRQGERELSHPLLARYLLPQPRLAAGAALRGIATAALDISDGLLADLSHLRKASEVGCVLEVDALPLATGLQEAMGHDGAIKAALSGGDDYELLVTLSPNNLAIAQQRLADCGLSLTVIGRCTETLGVTGVAASDYEGWQHFSGEAP; encoded by the coding sequence GTGCTTGGCGAATTTGAACTGATTCAGCGCTACTTCATGTCGCCGCAGGAGGCGCACGCGACAGCTGGCATAGCGCTTGAAAATGGCGACGATGCAGCGCTTTTAGTGCCCCAAGCAGGTCAACAGCTTGTGGTTAGCGTTGATACATCGGTGAGTGACGTCCACTTCCCCCACGATGCCCCCGCCAACGCGATAGGGCATCGCGCGCTGGCGGTGGCGCTCAGCGATTTAGCTGCCATGGGAGCGACGTCTCGTTGGTGCCTGATGGCAATGACGCTTGATAAAAGCGTCTTTAATGATCGTGCAACTGCCGAGCGATGGTTAGCGGGTTACGCCGAAGGGTTTCATACGCTTTGCCAGCAGCATTCTACGGCGCTGGTTGGTGGCGATGTCACCTCCGGGGCACTGACTATTGGTGTCACGGTGATGGGCGAAGTGCCAACCGGCCAAGCGCTAACCCGGTCAGGCGCAAAGGCCGGTGATGTTATTGCGGTGACCGGTGCGCTGGGTGGTGGCGCTGGTGGCCTGGCACTTTGGCGACAGGGCGAACGCGAGTTATCGCACCCTCTGCTAGCCCGTTATTTGTTACCTCAACCTCGTTTAGCTGCGGGTGCTGCATTGCGCGGCATTGCGACAGCGGCATTAGATATTTCGGATGGCTTGCTGGCAGATTTATCGCACTTACGTAAGGCATCTGAAGTAGGCTGTGTACTAGAGGTCGACGCGCTACCGTTGGCGACCGGACTGCAAGAGGCGATGGGCCACGATGGTGCGATAAAAGCCGCGCTGTCGGGTGGTGATGACTACGAACTGCTGGTGACACTCTCACCTAATAATCTCGCTATTGCTCAGCAGCGACTCGCCGATTGTGGCCTCTCGCTGACCGTGATAGGCCGCTGTACGGAAACGCTAGGCGTGACTGGCGTTGCCGCCAGTGACTACGAAGGATGGCAGCATTTTAGCGGGGAAGCGCCATGA
- a CDS encoding phosphatidylglycerophosphatase A family protein — MNRAPASVWRRPTHFFAFGLGSGAVPWAPGTFGTLAAIPFYWMMADLPLSWYLGIVFAAFVVGVWLCDKTSHDLGVHDHSGIVWDEFVGYWITMAAVPFSWEAALWGFIVFRIFDVFKPWPIRWADRRVAGGFGIMIDDVMAGIYAWSTMHLWFWLH, encoded by the coding sequence ATGAACCGAGCACCAGCGAGCGTTTGGCGTCGGCCAACCCATTTTTTTGCGTTTGGTTTAGGCAGTGGTGCGGTGCCCTGGGCACCAGGCACCTTTGGTACTCTGGCGGCTATTCCTTTCTATTGGATGATGGCCGACCTGCCTTTGAGCTGGTATCTGGGTATTGTCTTCGCTGCATTTGTCGTTGGGGTTTGGTTATGCGATAAAACCTCTCATGACTTAGGCGTACACGATCACTCCGGTATTGTTTGGGATGAGTTTGTTGGCTACTGGATAACCATGGCGGCAGTGCCCTTTTCATGGGAGGCGGCTCTATGGGGGTTCATCGTTTTTCGTATTTTCGATGTCTTCAAGCCGTGGCCCATCCGTTGGGCAGACCGGCGAGTTGCCGGTGGATTTGGCATTATGATTGATGACGTAATGGCTGGCATCTACGCGTGGAGTACGATGCATTTATGGTTTTGGCTACACTAA
- a CDS encoding DUF945 family protein, translated as MRKERLIVPILAALAVAWVVAQLLSSILFERSLRQALEDLEARGEWRVSRTESRQGWLTSQGKLLLSPLLGRPWRLELTYRARHGALSTDVEGTLLPRLDSVLQKAVGEVSAPSIPRWQGRYHTLSGHSELRLALAPFVIQQNGRELSVRGARMRLEGVFGDWRLRALVDQLTLTDGPAQLTMGPLSLESRYTYIDDAYHFAQRDHLHVESLSLHYPAYDIYLSPLDVHSHMVLDEQELRLNGELIIGEVSVPSEAPDTPLLSGRIEAELSRLNADAVRETILRLRQEASWGDASLPMAEGLLVRLAPDLKGVLSDSPRLDITTVAIESPLLGINVNADGALFFDARGLDELTITGLDTPEERARWLDRVDGDFTWYDAPTVAALWLGLPLGTRELEFDVIRGELRVNGRPMPQLWP; from the coding sequence ATGCGCAAGGAACGACTGATCGTCCCTATTCTCGCAGCCTTGGCGGTGGCGTGGGTGGTGGCACAACTGCTATCGAGCATTTTGTTTGAACGCAGCCTTCGTCAAGCACTAGAAGATTTGGAAGCGCGAGGGGAGTGGCGAGTTAGTCGGACGGAGAGTCGTCAAGGATGGTTAACGTCTCAGGGAAAGCTGCTTTTATCGCCCCTGTTAGGACGGCCGTGGCGGCTAGAGCTGACTTACCGTGCTCGTCATGGTGCGTTAAGTACTGACGTTGAAGGAACGCTGCTGCCCCGTTTAGATAGCGTTTTGCAAAAAGCAGTGGGCGAGGTCTCTGCCCCGTCTATACCTCGCTGGCAAGGGCGCTACCATACGCTAAGTGGTCATAGTGAACTGCGTTTGGCACTTGCCCCCTTTGTTATCCAGCAAAATGGCCGTGAGCTATCTGTTCGCGGTGCCAGAATGCGTTTAGAAGGCGTGTTTGGTGATTGGCGATTGCGTGCACTGGTCGACCAGCTAACGCTAACGGATGGCCCTGCCCAGCTAACGATGGGTCCTTTATCCCTTGAAAGCCGTTATACCTACATCGATGATGCCTATCACTTTGCTCAACGCGACCACCTCCATGTTGAGTCGTTATCGCTTCATTATCCTGCCTATGATATTTATCTTTCGCCGCTTGATGTGCACAGCCATATGGTGCTCGACGAGCAAGAGCTGCGTCTCAATGGCGAATTGATTATTGGTGAGGTGAGCGTCCCAAGCGAAGCGCCAGATACCCCTCTGTTAAGCGGGCGGATTGAAGCCGAGCTTTCACGTCTTAATGCGGATGCTGTGCGCGAAACCATCTTGCGGCTGCGTCAGGAAGCCTCATGGGGCGATGCTAGTCTTCCCATGGCAGAAGGCTTGCTGGTGCGCTTGGCCCCCGATTTAAAGGGCGTGTTGAGCGACTCCCCCCGTTTAGACATCACGACGGTGGCTATTGAAAGCCCGCTGCTTGGTATCAATGTTAATGCGGATGGTGCGCTCTTTTTTGATGCGCGTGGGCTCGATGAACTCACCATAACAGGATTAGACACACCAGAAGAGCGTGCTCGCTGGCTAGATCGTGTTGATGGTGACTTCACTTGGTACGATGCGCCAACCGTAGCAGCGCTTTGGCTAGGCCTCCCCCTTGGCACGCGAGAATTAGAGTTTGATGTTATTCGCGGCGAATTACGTGTTAATGGACGACCGATGCCCCAGCTTTGGCCTTAA
- the lon gene encoding endopeptidase La, with translation MSDQDYDRDHEHLDWLTDDESDAQQDDASSSEEHRSDGEKVNSLVPASDMLPERIYLLPIHNRPFFPAQVQPLVINRERWEETMRRVGNTPHHTIGVAFVGEQGVESLGHDDFPEIGTAVKVHKLQSEDQQIQFIAQGVKRFKIQRWLSKEPPYLVEVSYPKEPVDAENEETRAYAMAIINGIKELLPINPLYGEELKHYLNRFSPHEPGPLTDFAAAITSAKGPELQDVLATLSVAERMHKVLPLLRKEIDVAQLQSEISEQVNAQMQERQREFFLREQLKVIQRELGISKDDRENDVDTFRGRLESLVVPERVQARIDDELNKLSVLETGSPEYGTTRNYLDWLTSLPWGVTSQDKLDLAHAREVLNRDHDGLQDVKERIVEFLAEGTFKGDVGGSIVLLVGPPGVGKTSIGRSIAEALGREFYRFSVGGMRDEAEIKGHRRTYVGAMPGKLVQAFKEVEVENPVIMLDEIDKLGQSFQGDPASALLEVLDPEQNVDFLDHYLDVRMDLSKVLFLCTANTLDSIPGPLLDRMEQIRLSGYIAEEKLLIAKHHLWPKLLKRDNLPKKRINLTDAALKQVIDGYAREAGVRQLEKQLHRIVRKAAVKLLEEQLETVKISVKNLEEFLGAPLFRKEKVLKGEGVVTGLAWTSMGGATLPIEAGKVHALDRGFKLTGKLGDVMKESANIAYSYTLGHLQEYGADADFFDSAFVHLHVPEGATPKDGPSAGVTMTTALLSLAKHQAINRPLAMTGELTLTGQVLPVGGIREKIIAARRSDIFEVILPEANKRDYEELPDYLKEGMTVHFANRYRDVANVVFT, from the coding sequence ATGAGCGACCAGGATTACGACCGCGATCACGAACATCTCGACTGGCTGACGGACGATGAGTCCGACGCGCAGCAAGACGACGCCTCGAGTAGTGAAGAGCATCGTTCAGACGGTGAAAAAGTCAACTCGTTAGTGCCCGCCAGCGATATGCTTCCCGAGCGTATCTACCTACTACCAATCCATAATCGGCCATTTTTTCCTGCTCAAGTGCAGCCGCTGGTGATCAACCGCGAGCGTTGGGAAGAAACCATGCGTCGGGTAGGTAATACACCTCATCACACCATCGGTGTTGCCTTTGTTGGTGAACAAGGTGTTGAGTCGTTAGGTCATGACGATTTTCCCGAGATTGGCACGGCGGTCAAAGTACATAAACTGCAGAGCGAAGATCAACAAATTCAGTTTATTGCTCAGGGGGTTAAACGCTTTAAAATTCAGCGCTGGCTGTCTAAAGAGCCGCCTTACCTGGTTGAAGTAAGCTATCCCAAAGAACCCGTAGATGCCGAGAATGAAGAAACCCGCGCCTATGCGATGGCCATTATTAACGGCATCAAAGAGTTATTGCCGATTAACCCGCTTTATGGCGAAGAACTAAAACACTACCTCAATCGCTTCAGCCCTCATGAGCCCGGCCCGCTAACCGACTTCGCGGCCGCGATCACGTCTGCTAAAGGTCCTGAGCTGCAGGATGTGCTTGCGACGTTGTCAGTCGCGGAACGTATGCATAAAGTCCTGCCGCTACTACGCAAAGAAATTGATGTTGCTCAGTTGCAAAGCGAAATCAGTGAGCAGGTGAATGCTCAAATGCAGGAGCGGCAGCGAGAGTTTTTCTTGCGTGAGCAGCTTAAAGTTATTCAGCGTGAACTGGGTATTTCCAAAGACGACCGTGAAAACGATGTTGATACCTTTAGGGGCCGCCTAGAGTCTCTGGTGGTGCCCGAGCGAGTCCAGGCGCGTATTGATGATGAACTCAACAAACTCAGCGTATTAGAAACAGGCTCGCCAGAGTACGGCACTACTCGTAACTATCTTGACTGGCTAACCTCGTTGCCCTGGGGAGTCACCAGTCAGGACAAGCTCGACTTGGCTCATGCTAGGGAAGTTCTCAATCGCGATCACGACGGCTTACAAGACGTGAAAGAGCGAATTGTTGAGTTTCTTGCCGAAGGCACCTTCAAGGGTGATGTGGGTGGTTCGATTGTGCTGCTGGTAGGCCCCCCTGGGGTCGGTAAAACCTCGATTGGGCGCTCTATTGCTGAAGCGCTGGGACGTGAGTTTTACCGTTTCTCTGTGGGCGGTATGCGCGATGAGGCTGAAATTAAAGGCCACCGTCGTACCTACGTGGGCGCAATGCCAGGCAAACTAGTGCAGGCCTTCAAAGAAGTTGAAGTCGAAAACCCAGTGATTATGCTCGATGAGATTGATAAGTTGGGCCAATCGTTCCAGGGCGATCCCGCGTCAGCCTTGCTTGAAGTACTAGACCCAGAGCAAAACGTCGACTTCCTGGATCACTATCTCGATGTACGCATGGATCTTTCCAAAGTACTGTTCTTGTGCACCGCGAATACGCTGGACTCTATCCCAGGTCCGCTGCTTGATCGTATGGAGCAGATCCGTCTTTCAGGTTATATCGCGGAAGAAAAGCTACTGATCGCTAAGCACCATCTATGGCCGAAGCTACTGAAACGCGACAACTTGCCCAAGAAGCGTATCAACTTGACGGATGCCGCACTCAAGCAGGTCATTGATGGTTATGCACGTGAAGCGGGGGTACGCCAGCTGGAAAAACAGTTGCATCGTATTGTCCGTAAGGCAGCGGTGAAGCTTCTGGAAGAGCAACTGGAAACAGTCAAAATTTCGGTCAAAAACCTGGAAGAGTTCTTGGGAGCACCCCTATTCCGCAAAGAAAAAGTGCTAAAAGGCGAAGGCGTTGTTACTGGCCTTGCTTGGACCTCCATGGGAGGAGCAACGCTGCCTATCGAAGCAGGTAAAGTCCATGCGTTGGATCGCGGCTTTAAACTCACCGGCAAGCTTGGCGATGTGATGAAAGAGTCTGCCAATATTGCCTATAGCTACACGCTGGGGCATTTGCAGGAGTATGGCGCTGATGCCGATTTTTTTGACTCAGCCTTTGTGCATCTCCATGTGCCAGAAGGGGCAACGCCCAAAGATGGCCCGTCGGCAGGGGTCACAATGACTACAGCGCTGCTTTCACTGGCTAAGCATCAGGCAATTAATCGCCCCTTGGCGATGACCGGCGAACTGACTCTAACCGGTCAAGTATTACCGGTGGGTGGTATTCGAGAGAAGATTATCGCTGCGCGCCGTAGCGACATTTTTGAGGTGATACTGCCAGAAGCCAATAAACGCGATTACGAAGAGCTTCCCGATTATTTAAAAGAGGGAATGACGGTTCATTTTGCGAACCGCTATCGTGATGTGGCCAACGTCGTATTCACGTAG